One Nocardia iowensis DNA window includes the following coding sequences:
- a CDS encoding SdpI family protein: MFVVALVLFVLALVAIATGALGLIGRLPRNRFVGVHTEAALSDDETFRIANRVAAPTSLAAGALLFAGGLVALAASGIVVFLVAAGAGVIALFTLGAGANAAASTAAAIAPPAEVGGCGSACGACSLRDACQPAT; the protein is encoded by the coding sequence GTGTTCGTCGTCGCTCTCGTCCTGTTCGTGCTGGCCCTCGTAGCCATCGCAACCGGCGCACTCGGGCTGATCGGCAGGCTGCCGCGCAACCGCTTCGTCGGCGTGCACACCGAGGCCGCCCTTTCCGATGACGAGACCTTCCGCATCGCGAATCGCGTCGCCGCCCCCACCTCGCTGGCGGCCGGGGCGCTGCTGTTCGCCGGTGGTCTCGTCGCCCTCGCCGCGAGCGGCATCGTCGTCTTCCTCGTCGCCGCGGGCGCGGGCGTCATCGCCCTGTTCACCCTCGGCGCCGGCGCCAACGCCGCCGCCTCGACAGCGGCAGCCATCGCCCCGCCCGCCGAAGTCGGCGGCTGCGGCAGCGCTTGCGGCGCCTGCTCCCTCCGCGACGCCTGCCAGCCCGCGACCTAG
- the ggh gene encoding glucosylglycerate hydrolase translates to MAHPGFTPTQLAARAAYLLRGNDLGTMTSAAPRLYPHMWSWDAAFVAVGLAPLSVERAVIELDTLLSAQWKNGMIPHIVFANGVDGYFPGPARWECRKLAANAPDGPDTSGITQPPVHAIAVQRILDHSRRHGRSTRAVAEEFLNRRWPDLVRWHRWLAHARDPKETGRITLYHGWESGMDNSPRWDRAYDNVVPGDLPPYRREDVLVVADPTQRPSDREYDRYLWLVEQMRRAGYDDYQLASTMSFAVEDVFVTGIFALACEVLANIGEEYKQPHADVRDLYAWADRFRAGVVATTDARSGAARDFDVRLQRWIGTETLSMFAPLLCGGLPRDTERSLLRTFEGPRFCGHPDLRYALPPSTSPVSRDFRSREYWRGPVWPVMSWLFSWVFARRGWAERSFMLRAEGLRQASDGSFAEYYEPFTGEPLGSMQQSWTAASVLDWLG, encoded by the coding sequence ATGGCACACCCGGGTTTCACCCCGACACAGCTCGCGGCCCGCGCCGCCTACCTGCTGCGCGGCAACGACCTGGGCACGATGACCAGCGCCGCGCCGCGACTGTATCCGCACATGTGGAGCTGGGATGCCGCGTTCGTCGCGGTCGGGCTGGCCCCGTTGAGCGTGGAACGTGCCGTGATCGAGCTGGACACATTGCTGTCCGCGCAGTGGAAGAACGGGATGATCCCGCACATCGTCTTCGCCAACGGCGTCGACGGCTATTTTCCCGGCCCGGCCCGGTGGGAGTGCCGCAAGCTGGCCGCCAACGCGCCCGACGGCCCGGACACCTCCGGTATCACCCAGCCGCCGGTGCACGCCATCGCGGTGCAGCGCATCCTCGATCACTCGCGCAGACACGGCCGCAGCACCCGCGCGGTCGCCGAGGAATTCCTGAACCGCCGCTGGCCGGACCTGGTGCGCTGGCATCGCTGGCTGGCGCACGCCCGCGACCCCAAGGAAACCGGGCGGATCACGCTGTACCACGGCTGGGAATCCGGCATGGACAACTCGCCGCGCTGGGACCGTGCCTACGACAACGTGGTCCCTGGCGATCTGCCGCCGTATCGCCGCGAGGACGTGCTGGTGGTCGCCGATCCGACCCAGCGACCCAGCGACCGCGAATACGACCGCTACCTGTGGCTGGTCGAGCAGATGCGCCGGGCAGGCTACGACGACTACCAGCTGGCCTCGACGATGAGCTTCGCCGTCGAGGACGTGTTCGTCACCGGGATCTTCGCGCTGGCCTGCGAGGTGCTCGCGAATATCGGCGAGGAGTACAAGCAACCGCACGCCGACGTCCGCGACCTGTACGCGTGGGCCGACCGGTTCCGAGCGGGCGTCGTCGCGACCACCGATGCCCGCTCCGGCGCGGCCAGAGACTTCGACGTGCGGTTGCAGCGCTGGATCGGCACCGAGACGCTGTCGATGTTCGCACCGCTGCTGTGTGGCGGGCTGCCGCGCGACACCGAACGCAGCCTGCTGCGCACCTTCGAGGGGCCGCGCTTCTGTGGGCATCCGGATCTGCGCTACGCGCTGCCGCCGTCGACCTCGCCGGTATCGCGGGACTTCCGTTCCCGCGAGTACTGGCGTGGCCCGGTGTGGCCGGTGATGAGCTGGCTGTTCTCCTGGGTGTTCGCCAGGCGCGGTTGGGCGGAGCGCTCGTTCATGCTGCGCGCCGAGGGCTTGCGCCAGGCCAGCGACGGCAGCTTCGCCGAGTATTACGAGCCGTTCACCGGAGAACCGCTCGGCAGCATGCAGCAGTCGTGGACGGCCGCGTCGGTGCTCGACTGGCTCGGCTGA
- a CDS encoding MBL fold metallo-hydrolase encodes MKIRRLGWAGVEVEFDNATLVIDAVQDSEPLRSLLPDDALTAPRQPNTALAALVTHLHLDHADPPGLNRILAPDGIVLRPAPMVGTGDDVVWTAEAESGFAASSLTTRVMSEWETTTIGPFEVTAVPAVDGLGDPQVNWVVSAGGHRIFHGGDTIFHGLWWLIARRCGPFDAAFLPINGAAVNFPHLQPGSPLPAVLTPEQAVLAGNILGARTVVPIHFGLDRPPYYVEIDQSLVKFRAAAAEAGVGLTVLAPGESLDLAATEVAVAD; translated from the coding sequence ATGAAGATCCGCCGACTGGGCTGGGCAGGTGTGGAAGTCGAATTCGACAACGCCACACTGGTGATCGATGCCGTGCAGGACAGCGAGCCACTGCGCAGTTTGCTGCCGGACGACGCGTTGACCGCACCGCGGCAGCCGAATACCGCGCTGGCCGCGCTGGTCACCCACTTGCACCTCGATCACGCCGACCCGCCGGGACTGAACCGCATCCTGGCACCGGACGGCATCGTGCTCCGTCCCGCACCGATGGTGGGCACGGGTGATGATGTCGTGTGGACCGCCGAGGCCGAAAGCGGTTTTGCCGCAAGCTCGCTCACGACGCGGGTGATGTCCGAATGGGAAACCACCACGATCGGACCCTTCGAGGTGACCGCGGTTCCCGCCGTCGATGGACTCGGCGACCCGCAGGTGAACTGGGTAGTCAGCGCGGGCGGGCATCGCATCTTCCACGGCGGTGACACCATTTTCCACGGTCTGTGGTGGTTGATCGCCCGCCGCTGTGGCCCCTTCGATGCCGCGTTTCTGCCGATAAACGGTGCGGCAGTGAATTTTCCACACCTGCAACCAGGAAGTCCGCTGCCCGCTGTACTCACGCCGGAACAGGCGGTGCTGGCGGGGAACATACTCGGCGCCCGCACGGTCGTCCCCATACACTTCGGCCTCGACCGACCGCCGTACTACGTGGAGATCGATCAGTCGTTGGTCAAGTTCCGCGCCGCAGCGGCGGAAGCAGGAGTCGGGCTCACCGTGCTCGCCCCTGGCGAATCCCTCGACCTCGCAGCCACCGAGGTAGCAGTCGCAGACTGA
- a CDS encoding SDR family oxidoreductase produces MTNAVTSSPKPTALITGASRGLGAAIARELAPSHELLLGARSADSLRDILKELPDATGWPVPLTDYAAVAAAAQSIRRLDVLVHNAGVQDIGSIAESTVDQWRNTLEANLIAVVELTRLLLPALRAADGHVVLINSGAGLRANAGWASYAASKFGLRAFGDALRLEEPTLRVTSIHPGRIDTDMQREIIAHEGREYRPEEFLRAETVAGAVRNAVETPRDGHPTEIVLRPVSG; encoded by the coding sequence ATGACCAATGCCGTGACCAGCTCTCCGAAGCCGACCGCGCTGATCACCGGTGCCAGCCGCGGGCTCGGCGCCGCCATCGCCCGCGAGCTCGCGCCGTCGCACGAGCTGCTGCTCGGCGCCAGGTCCGCCGACTCGCTGCGCGACATCCTGAAGGAGCTGCCCGACGCGACCGGCTGGCCGGTCCCGCTGACCGACTATGCGGCGGTGGCGGCGGCCGCCCAGTCGATCCGGCGGCTGGACGTGTTGGTGCACAACGCGGGCGTCCAGGATATCGGCAGCATCGCCGAGTCGACCGTCGACCAGTGGCGAAACACATTGGAGGCCAACCTGATCGCGGTCGTCGAGCTGACCAGGCTGCTGCTGCCCGCGTTGCGTGCGGCGGACGGCCATGTGGTGCTGATCAATTCGGGCGCCGGGCTGCGCGCCAATGCGGGCTGGGCGTCGTACGCCGCGAGCAAGTTCGGGTTGCGTGCCTTCGGCGACGCACTGCGGCTGGAAGAGCCGACGCTGCGGGTGACCTCGATCCATCCCGGCCGCATCGACACCGACATGCAGCGCGAGATCATCGCCCATGAGGGACGCGAATACCGACCGGAGGAGTTCCTTCGAGCGGAGACTGTCGCGGGGGCGGTACGCAACGCCGTCGAGACGCCACGGGACGGGCATCCGACGGAGATCGTGCTTCGCCCGGTGTCGGGCTAG
- the leuS gene encoding leucine--tRNA ligase, with protein sequence MQDTRATESDVPEHRYNAELAGRIERRWQQTWGERGTFHAPNPVGPLAGATPADKLFVQDMFPYPSGAGLHVGHPLGYIATDVFARYHRMHGRNVLHALGYDAFGLPAEQYAVQTGAHPRDTTEANIATMQRQLDRLGLGHDRRRSFATTDPEYYRWTQWIFLRIYNAWYDQELDRARPISELEEQFATGARPAPDGQDWATMTAAQRAAVVDSYRLVYQTDSMVNWCPGLGTVLSNEEVTAEGRSERGNFPVFRKRLWQWMMRITAYADRLVDDLDHLDWPDNVKAMQRNWIGRSRGAQVKFDADGEQIEVFTTRPDTLFGATYVVLAPEHELVDKLTAAGWPEGTDPRWTNEGAATPAEAVAAYRKSIAAKSDLERQENKEKSGVFLGTYAINPVNGESTPIFIADYVLSGYGTGAIMAVPGHDQRDWDFATAFGLPIKEVVAGGDLSVAAYNGDGPIVNSGYLDGLSVEEAKATVTARLEADGHGKGTIQYKLRDWLFARQRYWGEPFPIVYDEDGAPHALPESMLPVRLPEMDDFAPVTFDPDDADSEPSPPLAKATDWVHVELDLGDGPKKYRRDTNVMPNWAGSSWYQIRYVDPTNSETFCAKENEEYWLGPRTAEHGQDDPGGVDLYIGGIEHAVLHLLYARFWQKVLFDLGDVSGYEPYRRLFNQGYIQAYAYTDARGAYVPAAEVVERDGKFFWTDTTGTELEVFQEYGKIGKSLKNAVSPDEMYDLYGADTFRFYEMAMGPLDSSRPWATKDVVGAHRFLQRIWRLVVDEETGELRVTEAAPSQETLRLLHKTIAGVDEDFAALRDNTAGAKLIELTNHLTKTYPDGAPRSVVEPLVLMLAPLSPHITEEMWERLGHTESLAHGPFPVADPALLVDESVEYPIQVNGKVRSRIQVPADADNAAIEAAALADEKIAALLGGAAPRKLIVVPGRLVNIVA encoded by the coding sequence GTGCAGGACACTCGTGCAACCGAAAGCGATGTACCGGAGCATCGGTACAACGCGGAGCTCGCGGGCCGCATCGAACGCCGGTGGCAGCAGACGTGGGGGGAGCGCGGAACCTTTCACGCGCCGAATCCGGTCGGTCCGCTGGCCGGTGCCACGCCCGCGGACAAGCTGTTCGTGCAAGACATGTTCCCGTACCCGTCCGGTGCCGGTCTGCATGTCGGGCATCCGCTCGGCTACATCGCCACCGACGTGTTCGCGCGCTACCACCGGATGCACGGCCGCAACGTGCTGCACGCGCTCGGCTACGACGCGTTCGGCCTGCCCGCCGAGCAGTACGCGGTGCAGACGGGTGCGCACCCGCGCGACACCACCGAGGCGAACATCGCGACCATGCAGCGCCAGCTCGATCGGCTTGGCCTCGGGCATGACCGGCGCCGCTCGTTCGCGACCACCGATCCCGAGTACTACCGCTGGACCCAGTGGATTTTCCTGCGGATCTACAACGCGTGGTACGACCAGGAACTGGATCGGGCCCGCCCGATCAGCGAACTGGAAGAGCAGTTCGCCACCGGTGCCCGGCCCGCCCCCGATGGGCAGGATTGGGCGACGATGACCGCCGCGCAGCGGGCGGCCGTGGTGGACTCGTATCGCCTGGTGTACCAGACCGATTCGATGGTCAACTGGTGCCCCGGCCTCGGCACGGTGCTGTCCAACGAGGAGGTCACCGCCGAAGGCCGCAGTGAGCGCGGCAATTTCCCGGTGTTCCGTAAGCGGTTGTGGCAGTGGATGATGCGCATCACCGCCTACGCCGATCGGCTGGTCGACGATCTCGATCACCTGGACTGGCCGGACAACGTGAAGGCCATGCAGCGCAACTGGATCGGGCGCTCCCGCGGTGCGCAGGTCAAGTTCGACGCCGACGGTGAGCAAATCGAGGTCTTCACGACCCGGCCCGACACCCTCTTCGGCGCAACCTATGTCGTGCTGGCTCCCGAGCACGAGCTGGTCGACAAGCTGACCGCGGCCGGATGGCCCGAAGGCACCGATCCCCGGTGGACCAACGAAGGCGCCGCCACCCCGGCGGAGGCCGTTGCGGCCTACCGCAAGTCGATCGCGGCCAAGTCGGATCTGGAACGCCAGGAGAACAAGGAGAAGTCCGGCGTCTTCCTCGGCACCTACGCGATCAACCCGGTGAACGGCGAGTCGACGCCGATCTTCATCGCCGACTACGTGCTGAGCGGCTACGGTACCGGCGCGATCATGGCGGTGCCTGGTCACGACCAGCGCGACTGGGATTTCGCCACCGCGTTCGGCTTGCCGATCAAGGAGGTCGTGGCGGGCGGCGATCTCAGTGTCGCGGCCTACAACGGCGACGGCCCGATCGTGAACTCCGGTTACCTGGACGGGCTGTCGGTCGAGGAGGCCAAGGCGACGGTGACCGCCAGGCTGGAGGCCGACGGCCACGGCAAGGGCACCATCCAGTACAAGCTGCGCGACTGGCTGTTCGCCCGCCAGCGCTACTGGGGCGAGCCGTTCCCGATCGTCTACGACGAGGACGGCGCGCCGCACGCACTGCCGGAATCCATGCTGCCGGTGCGGCTTCCGGAGATGGACGACTTCGCCCCGGTGACCTTCGATCCGGACGACGCGGACTCCGAGCCGTCGCCGCCGCTGGCCAAGGCCACCGACTGGGTGCACGTCGAGCTGGATCTGGGCGACGGACCGAAGAAGTACCGCCGCGACACCAATGTCATGCCGAACTGGGCGGGCAGCTCCTGGTATCAGATCCGCTACGTCGACCCGACGAACTCGGAAACGTTCTGCGCCAAGGAGAACGAGGAGTACTGGCTCGGCCCACGCACCGCCGAACACGGTCAGGACGATCCCGGCGGCGTCGACCTGTACATCGGCGGCATCGAGCACGCGGTACTGCACCTGCTGTACGCGCGGTTCTGGCAGAAGGTGCTGTTCGACCTCGGCGACGTGTCGGGGTACGAGCCGTACCGGCGCCTGTTCAACCAGGGCTACATCCAGGCCTACGCCTACACCGACGCGCGCGGCGCTTACGTGCCCGCTGCCGAGGTGGTGGAGCGGGACGGCAAGTTCTTCTGGACCGACACCACCGGCACCGAGCTGGAGGTGTTCCAGGAGTACGGCAAGATCGGAAAGTCGCTGAAGAACGCGGTCTCGCCGGACGAGATGTACGACCTGTACGGCGCCGATACGTTCCGGTTCTACGAGATGGCGATGGGTCCCCTCGACTCCTCGCGTCCGTGGGCGACCAAGGATGTGGTCGGCGCACACCGGTTCCTGCAACGGATCTGGCGTCTGGTGGTCGACGAGGAGACCGGCGAGTTGCGGGTCACCGAAGCGGCCCCATCGCAGGAGACCTTGCGGTTGCTGCACAAGACGATCGCCGGTGTGGACGAGGATTTCGCGGCGCTGCGCGACAATACGGCGGGCGCGAAGCTCATCGAGCTGACCAACCACCTCACCAAGACCTACCCCGACGGCGCGCCGCGTTCGGTGGTGGAGCCGCTGGTGCTGATGCTGGCGCCGCTGTCCCCGCACATCACCGAGGAGATGTGGGAACGCCTGGGCCACACCGAATCCCTGGCACACGGCCCGTTCCCGGTGGCCGATCCCGCGCTGCTGGTGGACGAGTCGGTCGAGTACCCGATCCAGGTGAACGGCAAGGTGCGCAGCCGAATTCAGGTGCCCGCCGACGCCGACAACGCCGCGATCGAGGCGGCCGCATTGGCCGATGAGAAGATCGCGGCACTGCTGGGCGGGGCCGCCCCGCGCAAGCTGATCGTCGTCCCCGGCCGACTCGTCAACATCGTCGCGTAG